In uncultured Cohaesibacter sp., a genomic segment contains:
- a CDS encoding YqaA family protein: protein MLRKLYDWTMGLASSRRATWALAGVSFVESSVFPIPPDTLLVPMVIAKKEKAWFYGAICTVASVIGGLLGYTIGALLFTQVAEPILAFYGYADKFASFTARYNDWGVWIVLIAGLTPFPYKVITIASGATGLSLPVFMAASIVARGLRFFVLAALLYWLGPPIRDFIEKRLGLVFTLMMLLLVGGFAAVKYLL, encoded by the coding sequence ATGCTTCGCAAACTCTATGACTGGACAATGGGGCTGGCCAGCAGCCGTCGCGCCACCTGGGCCCTGGCCGGTGTTTCCTTTGTCGAAAGCTCGGTTTTCCCGATCCCGCCAGACACCCTGCTGGTGCCGATGGTCATCGCAAAAAAGGAGAAGGCCTGGTTCTACGGTGCGATTTGTACCGTAGCTTCAGTGATTGGTGGATTACTTGGATACACCATCGGCGCCCTGCTGTTCACGCAAGTTGCCGAGCCCATCCTTGCCTTCTACGGCTATGCCGACAAGTTCGCCTCCTTTACCGCGCGTTACAATGACTGGGGCGTCTGGATCGTCCTCATCGCAGGGCTGACCCCGTTCCCCTATAAGGTGATCACCATAGCCTCTGGCGCAACGGGCCTGTCGCTACCGGTCTTCATGGCGGCGTCCATTGTGGCGCGTGGCCTGCGCTTCTTCGTGCTGGCCGCCCTGCTCTACTGGCTTGGCCCTCCCATTCGTGACTTCATCGAAAAGCGCCTCGGCCTCGTGTTCACCCTGATGATGCTCCTGCTGGTTGGCGGGTTTGCCGCAGTCAAATATCTGCTGTAG